In the Gammaproteobacteria bacterium genome, one interval contains:
- the fabA gene encoding 3-hydroxyacyl-[acyl-carrier-protein] dehydratase FabA, with translation MPRPGSLDLKELLRCGYGEMFGPGNAQLPIPNMLMMDRIVRIADHGGTHDKGEIIAELDIHPDLWFFACHFPGDPVMPGCLGLDAMWQLVGFFLAWLGNPGRGRALGVDEVKFSGQVRPTAHKVTYHIDIKRLITRRLVMGIADGTMAVDGREIYAAKDLRVGLFTSTEGF, from the coding sequence ATGCCCAGACCCGGATCTCTTGACCTGAAGGAGCTGCTTCGCTGCGGTTACGGCGAAATGTTCGGTCCAGGCAACGCGCAGCTTCCTATCCCCAACATGTTGATGATGGACCGTATCGTCAGGATCGCGGATCACGGCGGGACTCATGACAAGGGCGAAATTATCGCGGAACTGGATATTCATCCGGACCTCTGGTTCTTCGCCTGTCATTTCCCGGGTGACCCGGTAATGCCGGGCTGTCTGGGTCTGGACGCCATGTGGCAACTGGTCGGTTTTTTTCTGGCCTGGCTGGGCAACCCAGGACGCGGCCGCGCGCTTGGCGTGGACGAAGTCAAATTTTCCGGACAAGTACGGCCCACCGCGCACAAGGTGACGTATCACATCGACATCAAGCGCCTAATCACGCGCCGGCTGGTGATGGGCATCGCCGACGGCACGATGGCGGTGGACGGGCGTGAGATTTACGCGGCCAAGGATCTGCGGGTAGGCTTGTTCACGTCAACGGAAGGCTTTTAA
- the mazG gene encoding nucleoside triphosphate pyrophosphohydrolase, which produces MDNVARLMVIVSQLRDPEVGCPWDLRQTFASIALHTLEETYELVEAIERGDADAIRDELGDLLLQVIYHAQLAYEQNLFSFDRLAQAAGDKLVRRHPHVFGDTHYASEQARETAWEAEKARERAGGGKQQSALGGVTAALPALTRARKLQKRAANVGFDWPDRADIFAKIDEEIAEVREVLTDDTSPIRIEEEIGDLLFCVVNVARRAEIDPERALRVANRKFERRFKAIEARLAEQNRRPEGCTLAELDALWDEVKKHAAKIT; this is translated from the coding sequence ATGGATAACGTCGCGCGCCTGATGGTCATCGTCTCGCAGCTGCGTGATCCTGAAGTTGGCTGCCCCTGGGATCTGCGCCAGACCTTCGCCAGCATCGCACTGCACACCCTGGAAGAGACGTATGAACTCGTCGAGGCGATCGAACGGGGCGACGCGGACGCTATCAGGGACGAACTGGGCGATCTGCTGTTGCAGGTTATCTATCACGCGCAGCTGGCGTACGAGCAGAACCTGTTCAGTTTCGATCGTCTGGCCCAGGCCGCGGGCGACAAGCTGGTGCGCCGTCATCCGCACGTGTTCGGCGATACGCACTATGCGAGCGAGCAGGCGCGAGAGACTGCCTGGGAAGCGGAAAAAGCACGCGAACGCGCGGGTGGGGGTAAACAGCAAAGCGCGCTCGGCGGCGTGACCGCCGCATTGCCCGCGCTGACGCGGGCGCGCAAGCTCCAGAAACGCGCCGCGAACGTCGGCTTCGACTGGCCCGATCGCGCGGATATCTTTGCCAAGATCGACGAGGAAATTGCGGAAGTGCGCGAGGTGCTGACCGATGATACTTCGCCCATCCGCATCGAGGAGGAAATCGGCGATTTGCTGTTCTGCGTGGTCAATGTCGCGCGGCGGGCCGAGATCGATCCCGAGCGCGCGCTGCGCGTCGCCAACCGCAAATTCGAGCGTCGCTTCAAGGCCATCGAGGCGCGCCTCGCGGAGCAGAATCGCCGCCCCGAGGGCTGCACCCTGGCCGAACTCGATGCGCTGTGGGATGAGGTTAAAAAGCACGCCGCAAAAATCACGTGA